TACCGGGAAGATTCCTAGCTCCATTGGGAAACTCAAAGGACTTAGCAGTCTAAAGATGCAGAGCAATGGCTTCTCCGGTGAGATACCTGACTCGATTGGTTCGTGCTCGATGCTCAGCGATGTCAACATGGCTCAAAACTCGATATCCGGAGAAATCCCCCACACGCTTGGATCACTCCCGACGCTCAACGCTTTGAATCTTTCGGACAATAAGTTGTCTGGGAGAATCCCAGAGAGTTTGTCGTCTTTAAGGCTTAGCCTTCTTGATCTGTCTAACAACAGATTATCAGGTCGTATCCCTCTGAGTTTGTCATCATATAATGGTAGCTTCAATGGCAATCCTGGCCTCTGTAGCACGACGATCAAATCGTTTAACCGGTGCATAAATCCTTCGAGATCGCATGGAGACACTCGCGTGTTCGTGTTGTGTATAGTTTTCGGGTTACTGATCTTGCTAGCGTctcttgtgtttttcttgtacctgaagaaaacagagaagaaggaggGACGTTCGCTTAAACACGAATCTTGGAGTATAAAGTCATTCCGAAAGATGAGTTTCACTGAAGATGATATCATTGATTcaatcaaagaagagaatttgATTGGTAGAGGAGGTTGTGGGGATGTGTACAGAGTAGTACTTGGTGATGGTAAAGAAGTTGCGGTCAAACACATCCGGTGTAGTAGTACTCAGAAAAACTTCAGCAGTGCAATGCCGATTCTCACTGAACGGGAGGGAAGATCGAAAGAGTTTGAAACAGAGGTGCAAACGCTTAGTTCGATACGACACTTAAACGTGGTGAAACTCTATTGTAGCATCACGAGCGATGACTCGAGCTTGCTGGTGTACGAGTACTTGCCTAATGGAAGCTTATGGGACATGCTTCACTCTTGCAAGAAGTCGAATCTTGGTTGGGAAACACGGTATGATATAGCTCTTGGTGCAGCAAAAGGGCTTGAGTACTTGCATCATGGGTATGAGAGACCGGTGATTCACCGTGATGTTAAGTCCAGTAACATATTGCTAGATGAGTTCTTGAAACCTAGAATTGCGGATTTTGGTCTTGCCAAGATTCTTCAGGCCAGCAATGGCGGTCCAGAGTCCACGCATGTCGTTGCGGGAACCTATGGCTACATAGCTCCAGGTATATAAAGAGACTTAACTCTTATATCATCAGCTTGTTATGGCCTTACATTTTGAAATTACAATTTGACagtaaaaaatattgttgCAGAGTATGGATATGCGTCAAAAGTGACTGAGAAATGCGATGTATATAGCTTCGGGGTCGTGTTGATGGAGCTAGTCACAGGGAAAAAACCGATAGAGGCAGAGTTTGGAGAGAGCAAAGACATAGTGAATTGGGTGAGCAACAATCTGAAGAGCAAAGAGAGTGTGATGGAGATTGTGGACAAGAAGATAGGAGAAATGTATAGAGAAGACGCGGTCAAGATGCTGAGGATTGCGATCATCTGCACCGCAAGACTTCCTGGACTAAGACCGACGATGAGGAGCGTGGTGCAGATGATCGAGGACGCGGAACCTTGCAGATTGATGGGGATTGTGATCAGCAAAGAGAGTGATGTCAAGGTCAAAGAAATAAGTTGATGATTGAGGGACCAAGTCACTCTTTTGGGGTCTGTTTTGTTCACAATGAAACTTAGGGAGATCGAGTAAAGTGGATCATCTAAATCTATTAAGACGTACGTAAGAGTTTAGATGGAGAGTGTTGTAATACTAGTACTCCGGGTTATGAAATCATAGGTGTTGTAACGATCTCATTGTAAactattttcttgtaattGTAGAATTTTAAGGTTTTCAAATGTTCATGAAGGTCAACTACTAAATGAAATTTATGGTCCTTATATGCACCTATACTATTACTTTGCTAAGAAGTGTATATTCGACTGGGTAAAACAATGTCTATAAAACTTGCAATCAATCAGTTTTTAATCAgagttatatttatttctgcGTGAGgatgattttattatattatttgattcAGAAAATTCTCAAAACGAAACCAAATTCAAATTGGATTCTTGGTGTGATGACATAGaccaattattattatgatatcCTCTCCTGTGATTTCTAAAAGTTAGTCAAATCTACGTATGCTCAAAAACTTTTGTAGTTGCCCACTTTGACCAacttaataaaagaaagatgaagaaatttaGACACCTCATGGCCTTTTGGCTCCACTAATAAGAGATTCAAAGCTTCCTTTGTTGAGAATGCATTTATGTTTAAACTTTCATCTACTGATATTTACTGatttagccaaaaaaaaaaaagatactatCAGAAAGAAGACAATAATGCTTAAGCGAAAATTGTATAATTCTTCATTCTTCACAAGCAGACAATACTGCTTCTCTGCATTGGTTCGAACAATaaacttgtattttttttctgaaagaaGTCGGCAATTCTTAATATCTTCCTAAGCATAGGAAtacatattttacatttttgtttttttatttgatagaGCAAACGTCATTAGCAGATAGTAAATTAatctcaaaagtaaaaaaaactaataactTCCTACAAGTTGAGGTAACGTATACTTGATAACTTCTTCCGCTGGCGAGTGCACAAAAACTAACCAAAGAATTGTCCTACTTAATAtacaacagttttttttttttttggttgtatcTTTCTGATCTATCTCAAAACATATCTCCACAAACCAAGATTTGTCAGCGGAATAGATCTTGGAATGACCACATTATGAATCTTGCAAAGACATCAGACTCCAAAAACTCGATGTGAGCAGCACGGCCGATGAATGAGTTCAGGTTACGACCATACAAGGTTGTGTCGAAGTTGACATCACAGCGCATGAACACTCTCTGGTGGTGCGGAGTTTCAGGGGATGGCCCACGTATTTGGTCCATACAGTTATTAAGCATCTCCAAGAAAGCAACACCTCTTTTTGAGTTGTCGAAAGAAGCTGGTTGGCATGACTCAATCCTAGCTGAGTGATATGGAACATACCCATCCTGgagtagcaaaaaaaaagacatggCTCTAATTagacaatataaaaaaatgttagggATTGTATTCTCATATAAGTGTAATGGAATGTACCTGAGGCGAAGACAGGAGAATTATATTCTTGAAACTGCACAACGTCTTTTGctgaaaataatttcaaaaccaacatTTCAGAACCAAAGAACAAAGGTCTGTTTGTAACTATGGTACAAGATCTTGATGAAATGTTAACATCTTTCTCTACCTTGCAGAGCTTGTAAAAGAAAGTATTCTGGAGATCAGGATCATCTGTGAGTGTAAGCTGATGAATAACCTGAGTACTCTTTAACTTCTTCAGGAGCCAAAGTCCAGAATTAAACAAGGAATTTGAACTGTATAGATAACCCAAGTGTGGACCCGAAAGcgatatatatgtatgaaaataCTTCCTGTATGGATCCATCAAACTATCTGCAACAAATACATAAGTCGGGAATAATGATTAACACCAAAACCGATTTACGAACCGTTTTAAACATTGTCTGAGAGATTCTAAGAACATACCAGCTATTGCAGCTCTGATGATGACGTTACCAATTGAATGTCCAACAAAACTCAGCTTGATGTTTTTCAAGCGCCCGTATCTCGCATGTTTATCCTTTTTCCtcttgaaaaaagaaacaacttcCTGCGCAAGCCTCTGACCCATTTCCCTAAAATCGCCATGTGTTCTCTCCTCATTTGCCTCAGACATGAGAAACTCTATCTTTGGATCAATTAGGAGCCACTGATTCCGGATAAGCCTTAGGTCTAAGTGATGCCCCTATAGCAGTTAACAGAAATCTATCATGTAACGAACAAAAAATTGCAAAGATACAAAAGCAAACTGTAACTGcaaaagtaaaacagaaacgaaaaaaaagaagcaactcTAACATATGGAGTATGGACACTTTGCCAATAAACACAATGACTTAAGGAAAAAAGGTATATTCCTCCATAAGATTAAGAAATAGAAAGTAAATACGCATTCACTGAACATCAAGAAGATACTTGCCTGGAAACcatgaacaaaaacaacaatcttCAGCTCACGCCCAGTATGCTGTGGGTTAATATGTTTTTTCGTCCCACTCTCATCATCATGCCCATTAAGTAAGCTAGAATCGATTCTATCAACATGTCTCATGTACGAATTATCACTGAACGTACGCCTTGGTGCATTCCAAACACGTTCAATTATAACTATAGGAACCCGCATAGGATCACCAAATATATGCATGTCTTGTATTGCCCGGTTGTTTATCTGCACATTAGttataatcaatcaaattGTACAACTTACGAAACGAACAGGTAATTGAATCACGAAACTAAAATAACAAACCCGCATTTGTGCAATACTTCGACGGTGAAGTTCAGCGCGGGTGGATGCAACTTGTGCAGGCTGCataagagaaaaaatttgAATGAGTAGAGCCATGCTGGCACTctgataaaatttgaaaaataatcaCTAACTAGATAACTCACATCATTCAGCTTCAACCCAGTCGAGACTCTTTTGTGTGAACTATGGTTTGAAATGTCCTCCATTCCACTTATAAAATGATGTGGCATTTCAACCTTGGAGTACACCATCCATATTGACCATTCCGCTCTTCGATCTTTAGTCCAGATATCGCGAAGATATTCCAAGATTTTTGTGTAATTATCCCTGAAAAGGGGAAAAATAAAGTCAATGATCAGAAGATAACTTCGCAAACATTATAAACCTGTAGGCTTATTTGACTATGGATGTCCAAAGGAAACTTACCGGTGCAATGTCAGAAAGGTATTCCATAGATAATGGAGCTGGGTGCCCAGTAAGTGGAATGTGCGAGATAGATGCTCCTTTGAGAAGTTGTGAAGCCAGTCATCACTTGCTAAATCAAATGGGCCATTCAACTTCTGTGTCAAAAATGGAGAGAAGAGCTTATATTCCAGAAGATAGCAAAACACagtattatatatagaatacTCTGCAGTATAATAAAGAAAGGACCTCAAGATTGTTTTGTAGCTTGCCTTGTCCTGAACCTTCAACTTCAACAGATTTTCCCGTTGAACCTGAGTCAGATAAAAGAGCATTGTCCATACTGGATACAAACTCAGACAAGTCAACTGTTTGACCAACTGCTTTGCTAAGCCTTTGCATTTCTTCAAGCAAAGTGTCACGAGCTCCGAGTAAGGCTTTTACAAATGACACCAGCTTCTTGTCAGCAGAAGCGATTTGAGTAAAGGCCTAATGAgttacaaaaacaatcaatcaataaaaGTATTGTAAAATGGGAAGAATTTACTTCGAAACAGAGAACTTAATAAGTTCTGTGAAACCATGCTATTTGCAGCTTTACACAAACAATGTCAAGAAGACTGAAAAGTCTAGTGGGTTCTATAGACTTATAAAAACACGTATCGAAACACTGATGTATGATAGCTCTAGCATCCAGAAAGTAAATATTCTAAAGTATAATAGAACTCTAGCATAAATTACATCTTCCTGAGAAAAGAACGACtgtttaaagaagaaaatgatacgATCATGTGTAGAGACTCTGAATGAGCATAATGCAAAATAATCAATTTGCTGAATCAGAAAATGCAATGCTGAAAGGAGTCTAAGAACACATACTTTTTTGGAAGACTGAATATTGCCACTGGTCAAATTTTTACCATTACTCGCATCACTGCACCAAACATGTTGGTTGATATATTAACTTAAGAGATATAGAAAACTCAGCAAGAAAACTTGAATTCAACAAAGGTAATTCATGCATACCTTGATAAAATTGCAGGCCGTTTGTAAGCAGCGGATTTCATGACGCTGACGTGGACACTTACATCGATAAGAACCGCGTGAAAGGTATCAAAGTGCACTGGACAGTAAGAATGCACGCCTGAAAGAGCTTTAGGAGGAATACGAAATTCATGCACTGCCGCAGCACAAGCATCTGAATGTGTCACAGGTATATCCTCCATGATTGGAGAATACAAAAGCTCAAACTTCAATATAACAGCCGATGTAGCTGACCCCTGCGTCAATCACAACTAGTCATTTATTGTACAATGATGTAATAGGTCAACCAAGTACAGCACTTTTCACAAGTTGGATTATTACTGTTGCTGACTATGAACAAGATCAGTAGCCAAAATAACCTCACAAACTCAATGGCGCAGATACTTTGCAGTAGAAAAAACAGTTTCTTAACAATTCATGTTGTTTAATATTATGCAACTCATTTGTCAGTATTAGCCTATAGTTGTGAGAATACATTATAAAAAGATGAATAGAACAAAGGAGAGAAATACTGGTACCTCATATCTTTCCAGAGGCATAGTAAATGAGACCATCATGCAGAGACGAACATCCTGCCTTGCATATTTAATGCGGAAGGGCTGTGTTAAGAAACTACTATCCTTATCATCTATCTTCCACACTCCATATGAGTCGTTTGAGGTTGAATCAAGCGCTGTGACACACAGGTATATGAGCCATTATATGTTAGTATACTGAAAACAAAGTCTCCAAGTACACAGAATAGGACAAATAGACATCAAATTCAGGGAATGGAATAGTGAACTCAATCACAAGAACGTAGCAAGACAGAGGAAAATGATTCAGAAGAAAGCTGATGGATAAGAGTACCTTCATACTGAACAACTCGTGAAGGAATTCCACAGGAGTTGTTGTCACCATCCTCCCATC
This sequence is a window from Arabidopsis thaliana chromosome 1 sequence. Protein-coding genes within it:
- a CDS encoding Putative serine esterase family protein (Putative serine esterase family protein; INVOLVED IN: biological_process unknown; LOCATED IN: mitochondrion; EXPRESSED IN: 22 plant structures; EXPRESSED DURING: 13 growth stages; CONTAINS InterPro DOMAIN/s: Protein of unknown function DUF3657 (InterPro:IPR022122), Protein of unknown function DUF676, hydrolase-like (InterPro:IPR007751); BEST Arabidopsis thaliana protein match is: Putative serine esterase family protein (TAIR:AT1G58350.2); Has 480 Blast hits to 383 proteins in 96 species: Archae - 0; Bacteria - 0; Metazoa - 283; Fungi - 2; Plants - 87; Viruses - 0; Other Eukaryotes - 108 (source: NCBI BLink).) produces the protein MLRRLGWLIGLSQRSRQTKSIDAEPYVARVKPVLMIDTVQEIAIYIHRFHNLDLFQQGWYQIKISMRWEDGDNNSCGIPSRVVQYEALDSTSNDSYGVWKIDDKDSSFLTQPFRIKYARQDVRLCMMVSFTMPLERYEGSATSAVILKFELLYSPIMEDIPVTHSDACAAAVHEFRIPPKALSGVHSYCPVHFDTFHAVLIDVSVHVSVMKSAAYKRPAILSSDASNGKNLTSGNIQSSKKAFTQIASADKKLVSFVKALLGARDTLLEEMQRLSKAVGQTVDLSEFVSSMDNALLSDSGSTGKSVEVEGSGQGKLQNNLEKLNGPFDLASDDWLHNFSKEHLSRTFHLLGTQLHYLWNTFLTLHRDNYTKILEYLRDIWTKDRRAEWSIWMVYSKVEMPHHFISGMEDISNHSSHKRVSTGLKLNDPAQVASTRAELHRRSIAQMRINNRAIQDMHIFGDPMRVPIVIIERVWNAPRRTFSDNSYMRHVDRIDSSLLNGHDDESGTKKHINPQHTGRELKIVVFVHGFQGHHLDLRLIRNQWLLIDPKIEFLMSEANEERTHGDFREMGQRLAQEVVSFFKRKKDKHARYGRLKNIKLSFVGHSIGNVIIRAAIADSLMDPYRKYFHTYISLSGPHLGYLYSSNSLFNSGLWLLKKLKSTQVIHQLTLTDDPDLQNTFFYKLCKQKTLCSFKNIILLSSPQDGYVPYHSARIESCQPASFDNSKRGVAFLEMLNNCMDQIRGPSPETPHHQRVFMRCDVNFDTTLYGRNLNSFIGRAAHIEFLESDVFARFIMWSFQDLFR
- the LRR XI-23 gene encoding Leucine-rich receptor-like protein kinase family protein (LRR XI-23; FUNCTIONS IN: protein serine/threonine kinase activity, protein kinase activity, kinase activity, ATP binding; INVOLVED IN: protein amino acid phosphorylation, transmembrane receptor protein tyrosine kinase signaling pathway, protein amino acid autophosphorylation; LOCATED IN: plasma membrane; EXPRESSED IN: 22 plant structures; EXPRESSED DURING: 14 growth stages; CONTAINS InterPro DOMAIN/s: Protein kinase, catalytic domain (InterPro:IPR000719), Leucine-rich repeat-containing N-terminal domain, type 2 (InterPro:IPR013210), Leucine-rich repeat (InterPro:IPR001611), Serine/threonine-protein kinase-like domain (InterPro:IPR017442), Protein kinase-like domain (InterPro:IPR011009), Serine/threonine-protein kinase, active site (InterPro:IPR008271); BEST Arabidopsis thaliana protein match is: Leucine-rich repeat protein kinase family protein (TAIR:AT3G19700.1); Has 209037 Blast hits to 140396 proteins in 4701 species: Archae - 173; Bacteria - 22554; Metazoa - 63531; Fungi - 11010; Plants - 85931; Viruses - 478; Other Eukaryotes - 25360 (source: NCBI BLink).), yielding MAPSLRNFNFFHRFSTFLVFSLFSVVSSDDLQVLLKLKSSFADSNLAVFDSWKLNSGIGPCSFIGVTCNSRGNVTEIDLSRRGLSGNFPFDSVCEIQSLEKLSLGFNSLSGIIPSDLKNCTSLKYLDLGNNLFSGAFPEFSSLNQLQFLYLNNSAFSGVFPWKSLRNATSLVVLSLGDNPFDATADFPVEVVSLKKLSWLYLSNCSIAGKIPPAIGDLTELRNLEISDSGLTGEIPSEISKLTNLWQLELYNNSLTGKLPTGFGNLKNLTYLDASTNLLQGDLSELRSLTNLVSLQMFENEFSGEIPLEFGEFKDLVNLSLYTNKLTGSLPQGLGSLADFDFIDASENLLTGPIPPDMCKNGKMKALLLLQNNLTGSIPESYANCLTLQRFRVSENNLNGTVPAGLWGLPKLEIIDIEMNNFEGPITADIKNGKMLGALYLGFNKLSDELPEEIGDTESLTKVELNNNRFTGKIPSSIGKLKGLSSLKMQSNGFSGEIPDSIGSCSMLSDVNMAQNSISGEIPHTLGSLPTLNALNLSDNKLSGRIPESLSSLRLSLLDLSNNRLSGRIPLSLSSYNGSFNGNPGLCSTTIKSFNRCINPSRSHGDTRVFVLCIVFGLLILLASLVFFLYLKKTEKKEGRSLKHESWSIKSFRKMSFTEDDIIDSIKEENLIGRGGCGDVYRVVLGDGKEVAVKHIRCSSTQKNFSSAMPILTEREGRSKEFETEVQTLSSIRHLNVVKLYCSITSDDSSLLVYEYLPNGSLWDMLHSCKKSNLGWETRYDIALGAAKGLEYLHHGYERPVIHRDVKSSNILLDEFLKPRIADFGLAKILQASNGGPESTHVVAGTYGYIAPEYGYASKVTEKCDVYSFGVVLMELVTGKKPIEAEFGESKDIVNWVSNNLKSKESVMEIVDKKIGEMYREDAVKMLRIAIICTARLPGLRPTMRSVVQMIEDAEPCRLMGIVISKESDVKVKEIS
- a CDS encoding Putative serine esterase family protein (Putative serine esterase family protein; INVOLVED IN: biological_process unknown; LOCATED IN: mitochondrion; EXPRESSED IN: 22 plant structures; EXPRESSED DURING: 13 growth stages; CONTAINS InterPro DOMAIN/s: Protein of unknown function DUF3657 (InterPro:IPR022122), Protein of unknown function DUF676, hydrolase-like (InterPro:IPR007751); BEST Arabidopsis thaliana protein match is: Putative serine esterase family protein (TAIR:AT1G58350.2); Has 481 Blast hits to 386 proteins in 96 species: Archae - 0; Bacteria - 0; Metazoa - 284; Fungi - 2; Plants - 83; Viruses - 0; Other Eukaryotes - 112 (source: NCBI BLink).), producing MLRRLGWLIGLSQRSRQTKSIDAEPYVARVKPVLMIDTVQEIAIYIHRFHNLDLFQQGWYQIKISMRWEDGDNNSCGIPSRVVQYEALDSTSNDSYGVWKIDDKDSSFLTQPFRIKYARQDVRLCMMVSFTMPLERYEGSATSAVILKFELLYSPIMEDIPVTHSDACAAAVHEFRIPPKALSGVHSYCPVHFDTFHAVLIDVSVHVSVMKSAAYKRPAILSSDASNGKNLTSGNIQSSKKAFTQIASADKKLVSFVKALLGARDTLLEEMQRLSKAVGQTVDLSEFVSSMDNALLSDSGSTGKSVEVEGSGQGKLQNNLELNGPFDLASDDWLHNFSKEHLSRTFHLLGTQLHYLWNTFLTLHRDNYTKILEYLRDIWTKDRRAEWSIWMVYSKVEMPHHFISGMEDISNHSSHKRVSTGLKLNDPAQVASTRAELHRRSIAQMRINNRAIQDMHIFGDPMRVPIVIIERVWNAPRRTFSDNSYMRHVDRIDSSLLNGHDDESGTKKHINPQHTGRELKIVVFVHGFQGHHLDLRLIRNQWLLIDPKIEFLMSEANEERTHGDFREMGQRLAQEVVSFFKRKKDKHARYGRLKNIKLSFVGHSIGNVIIRAAIADSLMDPYRKYFHTYISLSGPHLGYLYSSNSLFNSGLWLLKKLKSTQVIHQLTLTDDPDLQNTFFYKLCKQKTLCSFKNIILLSSPQDGYVPYHSARIESCQPASFDNSKRGVAFLEMLNNCMDQIRGPSPETPHHQRVFMRCDVNFDTTLYGRNLNSFIGRAAHIEFLESDVFARFIMWSFQDLFR
- the LRR XI-23 gene encoding Leucine-rich receptor-like protein kinase family protein (LRR XI-23; FUNCTIONS IN: protein serine/threonine kinase activity, protein kinase activity, kinase activity, ATP binding; INVOLVED IN: protein amino acid phosphorylation, transmembrane receptor protein tyrosine kinase signaling pathway, protein amino acid autophosphorylation; LOCATED IN: plasma membrane; EXPRESSED IN: 22 plant structures; EXPRESSED DURING: 14 growth stages; CONTAINS InterPro DOMAIN/s: Protein kinase, catalytic domain (InterPro:IPR000719), Leucine-rich repeat-containing N-terminal domain, type 2 (InterPro:IPR013210), Leucine-rich repeat (InterPro:IPR001611), Serine/threonine-protein kinase-like domain (InterPro:IPR017442), Protein kinase-like domain (InterPro:IPR011009), Serine/threonine-protein kinase, active site (InterPro:IPR008271); BEST Arabidopsis thaliana protein match is: Leucine-rich repeat protein kinase family protein (TAIR:AT3G19700.1); Has 205125 Blast hits to 136515 proteins in 4580 species: Archae - 168; Bacteria - 22290; Metazoa - 61642; Fungi - 10712; Plants - 85268; Viruses - 403; Other Eukaryotes - 24642 (source: NCBI BLink).), yielding MAPSLRNFNFFHRFSTFLVFSLFSVVSSDDLQVLLKLKSSFADSNLAVFDSWKLNSGIGPCSFIGVTCNSRGNVTEIDLSRRGLSGNFPFDSVCEIQSLEKLSLGFNSLSGIIPSDLKNCTSLKYLDLGNNLFSGAFPEFSSLNQLQFLYLNNSAFSGVFPWKSLRNATSLVVLSLGDNPFDATADFPVEVVSLKKLSWLYLSNCSIAGKIPPAIGDLTELRNLEISDSGLTGEIPSEISKLTNLWQLELYNNSLTGKLPTGFGNLKNLTYLDASTNLLQGDLSELRSLTNLVSLQMFENEFSGEIPLEFGEFKDLVNLSLYTNKLTGSLPQGLGSLADFDFIDASENLLTGPIPPDMCKNGKMKALLLLQNNLTGSIPESYANCLTLQRFRVSENNLNGTVPAGLWGLPKLEIIDIEMNNFEGPITADIKNGKMLGALYLGFNKLSDELPEEIGDTESLTKVELNNNRFTGKIPSSIGKLKGLSSLKMQSNGFSGEIPDSIGSCSMLSDVNMAQNSISGEIPHTLGSLPTLNALNLSDNKLSGRIPESLSSLRLSLLDLSNNRLSGRIPLSLSSYNGSFNGNPGLCSTTIKSFNRCINPSRSHGDTRVFVLCIVFGLLILLASLVFFLYLKKTEKKEGRSLKHESWSIKSFRKMSFTEDDIIDSIKEENLIGRGGCGDVYRVVLGDGKEVAVKHIRCSSTQKNFSSAMPILTEREGRSKEFETEVQTLSSIRHLNVVKLYCSITSDDSSLLVYEYLPNGSLWDMLHSCKKSNLGWETRYDIALGAAKGLEYLHHGYERPVIHRDVKSSNILLDEFLKPRIADFGLAKILQASNGGPESTHVVAGTYGYIAPAEYGYASKVTEKCDVYSFGVVLMELVTGKKPIEAEFGESKDIVNWVSNNLKSKESVMEIVDKKIGEMYREDAVKMLRIAIICTARLPGLRPTMRSVVQMIEDAEPCRLMGIVISKESDVKVKEIS